One genomic region from Capra hircus breed San Clemente chromosome 18, ASM170441v1, whole genome shotgun sequence encodes:
- the LOC108638053 gene encoding putative killer cell immunoglobulin-like receptor like protein KIR3DP1, producing the protein MCPTLLSLLSLGFCVSLRTWAAVDENDKPSLSAWPSPMVLLGKTVTLQCHFRSPLKRFRLFKTDGASLTELHGNHFNTFSLGPVTREHAGSYRCSGFARSLPALSRHSDPLQIVVTGVFAKPSISAHPSPLMRAGENVTLRCQSLLGFDKFILHQENSTGHFQRRGQMLTSGHAPADFSIGPMTLVSAGTYRCYGSFSHSPYVWSAPSNPVDIIISGQSRKPSLSAQGGPVVRSGENVTLVCSSESAFDQFHLLSERGNLGRLQVGERGPGGALQAEFPLGPGTPGHSGVYRCYGSFSHSPYSWSDSSDPLFLSVTGSTTSTCPSTMDPHTTEETWLPQEHSSTWYIVLGLVIAFTSTSIFLTALVCHWCSTSNHVANMQGEPMEDRTVNGEDSAAEDVIYAHLDLRTLSKKRSTPAPLRPMHPSAEPIIYEEFNINQDRAEP; encoded by the exons ATGTGCCCCACACTCCTCAGCCTCCTGAGTCTCG GATTCTGTGTGAGTCTGAGGACCTGGGCAGCTGTGG ATGAAAATGACAAGCCCTCTTTGTCAGCCTGGCCAAGTCCCATGGTTCTCTTAGGAAAGACTGTGACTCTTCAGTGTCACTTCCGTTCTCCACTGAAGAGATTCAGACTCTTCAAAACAGATGGGGCCAGTTTGACCGAGCTCCATGGAAATCATTTCAACACCTTCAGCCTTGGCCCGGTGACCAGAGAACATGCTGGGTCCTACAGATGTTCTGGATTTGCCAGGTCTCTCCCTGCGTTGTCCAGACACAGTGACCCCCTGCAGATTGTGGTCACAG GTGTGTTCGCAAAACCCTCCATCTCAGCCCACCCAAGCCCCCTCATGCGTGCGGGAGAGAATGTGACCCTCCGCTGTCAGTCACTGCTGGGGTTTGACAAGTTTATCCTGCACCAAGAAAATAGCACAGGGCATTTCCAGAGACGTGGACAGATGCTCACTAGTGGGCATGCCCCAGCTGACTTCTCCATTGGCCCCATGACTTTGGTGAGTGCGGGCACCTACAGATGCTATGGCTCTTTCAGCCACTCCCCCTATGTGTGGTCAGCTCCCAGCAACCCCGTGGACATCATCATCTCAG GTCAGTCCAGGAAACCCTCTCTCTCAGCCCAGGGAGGCCCCGTGGTGAGGTCAGGGGAGAACGTGACCTTGGTCTGCAGCTCCGAGAGCGCCTTTGATCAGTTCCATCTGCTCAGCGAGCGTGGGAACCTTGGGCGCTTGCAGGTTGGAGAGCGGGGCCCCGGCGGAGCACTCCAGGCAGAGTTCCCTCTGGGTCCTGGGACCCCAGGCCACAGCGGGGTCTACAGGTGCTACGGCTCCTTCTCTCACTCTCCCTACTCGTGGTCAGACTCCAGCGACCCACTGTTCCTGTCTGTCACAG GATCCACTACAAGTACTTGCCCATCAACTATGGATCCACACACCACAGAAG AAACATGGCTTCCTCAGGAACACTCCAGCACATGGTACATTGTTCTTGGGCTTGTGATAGCCTTCACTTCTACCAGCATCTTCCTCACTGCTCTTGTCTGTCACTGGTGTTCTACCTCAAATC ATGTTGCCAACATGCAAGGAGAGCCCATGGAAGACAGAACAGTGAATGGCGAG GACTCTGCAGCAGAAGACGTGATATACGCTCACTtggacctcaggaccctctccAAGAAACGGTCCACTCCCGCTCCCTTGAGGCCCATGCATCCCTCCGCCGAGCCCATTATCTATGAGGAATTCAACATAAACCAAGACCGTGCTGAGCCCTGA
- the LOC102190217 gene encoding putative killer cell immunoglobulin-like receptor like protein KIR3DP1, with translation MCPTLLSLLSLGFCVSLRIWAAVGEYEKPSLSAWPSPVVPLGQTVTLSCHSSRPFVIFRLFKRDETSLPKLQGHSKNFTLGPVTRKHAGSYTCSASRSRFVWSDVSDPLTIVVTGVFPKPSISAHPGPLVHEGENVTFRCNSSTLLDKFILHKTSSTGHFQRCGETLTGGQAPADFVIGSMTLASVGSYRCYGSLSHSPYEWSAPSDPVDIIITGRSRKPSLSAQGGPVVTSGENMTLVCSSESAFDQFHLLKEGENLGRPLAEVRGPRGALQAEFPLGPGTPAHSGVYRCYGSFTHSPYSWSDSSDPLFLSVTGSTTSTCPSNMDPHTTEEARLPQGHSSQLHLLLRLSVAFIYTSIFLAVLVCHWSPIKIHQQRT, from the exons ATGTGCCCCACACTCCTCAGCCTCCTGAGTCTCG GATTCTGTGTGAGTCTGAGGATCTGGGCAGCTGTGG GTGAATATGAGAAGCCCTCTTTGTCAGCCTGGCCAAGCCCCGTGGTTCCATTAGGACAGACCGTGACTCTTTCGTGTCACTCCAGTCGTCCATTTGTGATATTCAGACTGTTCAAAAGAGATGAGACAAGTTTGCCCAAGCTCCAGGGACATTCCAAGAACTTCACCCTTGGCCCGGTGACCAGAAAACATGCTGGGTCCTACACATGTTCTGCCAGCAGGTCTCGCTTTGTGTGGTCTGATGTCAGTGACCCCCTGACGATTGTGGTCACAG GTGTGTTCCCAAAACCCTCCATCTCAGCCCACCCAGGCCCCCTCGTGCATGAGGGAGAGAATGTGACCTTCCGCTGTAACTCATCGACGCTGCTTGACAAATTTATCCTGCACAAAACAAGCAGCACAGGGCATTTCCAGAGATGTGGAGAGACGCTCACTGGTGGGCAGGCCCCAGCTGACTTCGTCATTGGCTCCATGACTTTGGCGAGTGTGGGCAGCTACAGATGCTATGGCTCTCTCAGCCACTCCCCCTATGAGTGGTCAGCGcccagtgaccccgtggacatcATCATCACAG GTCGATCCAGGAAACCCTCTCTCTCAGCCCAGGGGGGCCCCGTGGTGACGTCAGGGGAGAATATGACCTTGGTCTGCAGCTCCGAAAGCGCCTTTGACCAGTTCCATCTTCTCAAGGAGGGTGAGAACCTTGGGCGCCCGCTCGCTGAAGTGCGGGGCCCCCGCGGAGCACTCCAGGCAGAGTTCCCTCTGGGTCCTGGGACCCCAGCCCACAGCGGGGTCTACAGGTGCTACGGCTCCTTCACTCACTCTCCCTACTCGTGGTCAGACTCCAGCGACCCCCTGTTCCTGTCTGTCACAG GATCCACTACAAGCACTTGCCCATCAAACATGGATCCACACACCACAGAAG AAGCACGGCTTCCTCAAGGCCACTCCAGCCAGCTGCACCTTCTCCTTAGGCTCTCTGTAGCCTTCATCTATACCAGCATCTTCCTCGCTGTTCTTGTCTGTCACTGGTCACCCATAAA GATCCATCAGCAGAGGACGTGA